catCCAATCGATCAAAAAGATGTATGTTAAGATAGAAAGTTAAACCGCTATTTTGGGAAACATCAGGGGGGTTTTCGATTTGATCCAAGTGTTCTTTAGCTTGAGCAATGCAATTTTTCAAGTGCTCCTTCTCGGTGGAATCAGAGGTCAAGAGTAGGGCTTCTTGAAACAATCCTAACCCAGCAAGCCAGAAACCAGGAGCTATGTATCTAGTCTTTAGCACGGTTGCAACTCTACAAACAACAGAATAAAACTGCCGCCACCGCCCATGAAAAATTAGATTtcgcaataaataaataaataaaaggagggAGGGAAAAAGAGACACTGACTGTTTTACGGAGAGAAGGAGAAGCTGAGGGGTAGTGGAGACGGAGGAGGAATTTAAGAGAAGAGAGTGCGTCTTCGAATTTCTGTTTCTTGCCCAGCTGTTTCTGCAATTCttctaattcttttttcaataattgTTCATTGGACCCCATAATCTCTTTGCTTTGCTTTTCCTACAATTCCCTAATTTCTGAAATTGTTCTGTGTTTATTAATGTTGtcgttttatttcatttcatttttcttgtccAGGACGAAAGGCGACCAGATCTGGATTGGATGACAAGCCATACCTTGTTCGTGCTCCCTGCTGCGTCAATCATGATTTTAGACGACTGTCGTTTAAAGCCATGTGACACGTCATTTGGTTGAACATAAACGACGCCTCATTCCCTTCTTATTCTAATTTGCCCGCAAGACAACCACCTCCCCCTTTCTGCTAAGATTTGTGGTTTGCcgggtaaaaaaatatttaacaaaaaaaattaagacatgAGATATTGCTTCAACCGATAATTTAAATagtatgattaaaaaatataaaaataataataaataaactagcaaaaaaacaagataaccaaaaaaaagaaccaaCTTAATTCTATTATGATTATCTAACaacttaatgttaaaggataaaactataaaaacaaaaaaactcaattaaaataaGTTATCGTGCAAACTTCGCAATTATAGATACAAGATAAAGATAACAtcgtagaaaaaaaacaaagaaaaaaaagtttaaagaacaattattaataaatcaaatgaaaacatAATGACTTCAcgtaaagaaaaaggaaaagaaaaaaatctaaagctcATTATCTtgcaaaaaaacatgttaaaggaagaaaattaataaaaaaatgtaaaaaaatctcTAACCCGGTTATAATACCAAGGTGACCGCAttcaaaagtaaattgaaaaaatttataaacctCAATTGTCGaataactcaatgttgaaagatataaacaaaaaaaaacaaatttaattttaaaaacaataaaaaaaaataagagctaACCTGTGAACCCGCGACCATGGTCATAGGATTaaaataacccaatagaaaaaaaaagtacaaatatcaatttctaataaatcaaatgttgaataataaaattaaaataaattaattttaaaaaaaacaaaaaaaaaatcaattcgcATTAACCTTTCAAACCGGTAACTCTGATGATGAATTTGGAACTAACCTAATGAAAACAATCCGAGTCAACTAGGATTAACCCGCAAACCTTGCAATCATAGACATAGGATCAGAATAACTCaatgaaaggaaataaaaaaggaaattaaaaggattaaaaaaaaaggtgaaattaaaaaaaaaatataattttatagcttcttcaaaataaaataaaaatagaacttAAAAGTACATAAACCAAATacgaatgaaaatgaaatagaagGAGCTAGTCTGAAATTTTGAAGGGTTGACACTAAGTTCGAGtatgaaaaagagagaaaaaaaaggaaaaaatgatttttagcaTCAAACTAGAGACGTGTCTAGTTCACGCACTTTGTCATCGTATAGAGGACGTTGAGACCTTCCAAACGTTTCTCTAAAAAGTAATGTTTGGTGGTTGCACAACCCTGTACATACTGCTCGGATGGCGTGAGGGTTGTTCACATGTATGTgccaaacatttttaaaaaataatatttaatatatgtcaattatatatatatatataaaaatctttaaGTAACCTTAAAATCTacaataaaatcaatgtaaaataacaaaaaaaaacctcatgaGAGTCGTGTTGATTTTATCTTCAAGAATATCAAGGTAATCATATTACTTTGAAAAATCTACAAAATCCAAAACTCCTAAGTAACcagtgttatatttttttatatactaaaattaaattagtaatcttaatatgcaaaaaataaaataaaataatcatgtaAATATTCTTGTATcatgatgaaaaaacaatacTACCCCTAATAACCAGttaaaagcattatttttttttagtttaacgtgggtgtctggatcagcttgcgcgcatctcgactaatcccatgggccctgaagttagcgattatgtaagcctccagtgaccatcatataaaCAACAACAGGGTTCAAACCTGAAACCACatagagatcaaatcttttGATCTCAAATTCTTACTATTAAGTCACCACCTAATGGTTGTTAAAAGCATTTTTTGATGAGAGGAAACGGAGTTTTCACTATTCCAGTGAACCCTAAAATATCTCCTGGGCTACGGTGACTTCTCCTTCACctctgttttaatttaatttaattagtttcgAGGAGCTGAATTGAAATCATGTTAAAGGGAAAGTTTATTTATTGGTAAATAAGAAAGACAGAACACAGGGAGGGAGGAACATATTAGTCCCACTTCTTGTTATCACTGAGTAAAGCTACAGTGGCTAAgttttgtcaaaataatttagacAACAAGTACAacagagaaaagaaacaaacatgATGAAGAGCTAactaataatgatgatgatggcaGTGTCAATCCCTAACACATTTCTCCTAGAAGGTCAATAATTTTGTTCTTAGACAGAAGCTTCAATCCTTGGCTCAAAAGAGAAGGCAGACATGAACTCTACGGCTTCACCATTCTTAAAACATTTTGGTAACTCAATCCACTCATTGGTTCTCAAATCACACACAACATAACGGAAAAACTCGGCAGAGTTTAAGCAGATAAATATCTGGTCACCGGCTCCAACACAGTTTATATCCACCTTCTTGCCGTAAAACTCGTGTGACATTGCTGGAGGCATTGCTACAATCTGATTCCAAGATCGAATGCTCTCATCAAACCTCCAGATTCTGAGGTTTGCGCTTTCAAAAAATTCTGATAACACAACAACTAGCATCTCTCCTTTACACTCCACCACGTCGATGGAGTATTCACAGAAGACAGGCAATAGCCTTGGATACTCAGAGAAGCACTTGGTGGTCAGATTGCAAGACACAATCGTACCTGAGGAGCTGAGGAAATAAACAATCTCCTCTCCGTCCTTAACAGTTATAACTGATGAGTATTGCTTAGATGGGCTCCTCTGCATGTCAGTTGCCACGACATTTCCAGCCTTACTAAGGAAATACACAGCATTGTCGTCGTTTGAATCAAATTCCTGAGACTCGTCAACCTTTCTTCTCAGAAAGATCTCTTCTCCCCAGCAACCAGTGCTTGAATTATAGACTTTGCATGAAAGTTTTGGTAGCTCACCAGAGACCAATACAAGTTTATAGGACTGATTATTCTGTGCATTCATTGCTACAGCAAGAAGAGAGTGATTTTCTTGGGCTGCATGCACTGGAGGGAGCTCACGACAGGATCCTGTCACAGGATTGCATACGATGAAATTGCACGCTCCCATGTGGAAGCAGACTAAGCCACCAGATGCTGCAACAGGAATGGAATCACAGTTAGAGCTTTGCTTGAGCAGCGGAGGATAGTTGAGTTTTTTCCAACTTCTATCAGCAGAGTCAAAGATGGTTGACTGGTTAAGATGGGGATCCACCATGAGAAACCATGGCTCTCGAGAAGGAATCTCAGAGCAGGCAAGCTTGAAACTTGCAGAATCTGAAACTGATTTCCATCTCTTGCACACTGAAGCAGCACGAAAAAATGCAGAGGTTGGTAGCCAGGAAAGAACCCTTTCAAGAAGGTCTTCATTGAGCTCATCCATAGACAAGCTGAGCATCCCTTTATCTTGTGCTTCCAGCTTTCTCTTCCGACCTGCTCTCGAAGCCCAGTTATCATTGTGCTCCATTGATTGAAACTTTGCAAATAATAACTGTCAGAATAAAAGGAGACAAAGGAATTATTAGTGAAATGCAAGTTATTGTGGAGTATATATGCTTGACATAACAGAGAATAAAAaggaagaatttaatatccacTCATGAAGGAATACGATAACTGGGCTAGAGATTTAAAATACACAACTAAGGAAAAGCAAAGTAAATTCCCTTAAATACACCTATTATCTTCCTTCATGCAAGTGACCAACATCTAGGACATGAAATGAGGATTTCGTTATCCTGTCTTCACTAGAAACAATCTGGAAATAAACTTTGAACACTTACAACAAGTTGAAGATACTAGGCCTACAAAGAaccaaaaatgataaaaacccATGGGAATTTCACCTTTTACTAAATCTTCACTCatcaagaaaaatgaataaagtgaggaaaagaagagagattTTACATGTGAAAACAGCAGAAGAGATAGATTCTTCAAAGATAGAAGTACAACCGGAGAATTGACAAGAGCATGCTACAGGCTGGGTAGTagtaaacaaaatgaaaaagaaaagaactgaaAGGGGATCAAGAAATGAACTTTTTGTTTGGAGAGAAGCCACTAGGAAATCGGcatcaacaacaaaaagaaaaagagaaagcaaaaaaaacaaaaaagaaagacctAAAAACTATCTTATTCGACAAATCAGGGCATCCTGCATTAGATTCTTATTCTTGTATGGATTCTCATACAAAGAAACCAAGCATCAAGCAAATAAACTATCTTATTCGACCAGAAAAAAAGCCCCATCAAATCTCTCTCCAATATGAGCtcaaattcatattattttcatcCAAATTTAGTCACATAGAAACCATCCAAACAAGGAAGAAGAAGGGCAAATGATATAAACTAAGAAGAGAAATACAGGCACACATACAAGTAGAATGAACAAGATCATGAAGCAAAAGGGGGAGATCGCGAGAGAGAGGAGGAAACTAGAAAATGTACCTTCTTGATGTTGCTACCCGATTGGAGGAAGGCCTTGTCTTTGAGATTATAGATAAAGAGGGATACAAGCAAAGCAGCAGAGGTATGTATGTTGTATACTAGTGCTTTGGTGGGTCTTTATTACTTGTGTGGAATTTAAAGAAGTGGAGACAATgacaatcaaacaaacaaaaagggcAAAAAAGCAAGGCCAAGTAGAGGAGAGGAGTGGAGGAAGGCTAGTGGGAAGCTTCCTCCCTTGGGTAACAGAGAGCAGCGGTAGCTTGTTTACTTTTTGTTGGTTTATGAGCGTTGACACTATAGAGAGAAAACTAAAGTGGAGAAGGCAAAGTACCAAAGCCCACACGAGCCAGTTGACTCTTTTACCAAATCTAAACACGAGTTACATAGGATACGCACTTTGGGCCATCCCATTCCTCCTCCTATCTATTGCTAGATCCAAACAAGGTCTAAGCTCTTAACTAGTAGCTGGTTACGACATGGTGTTGTTGTCTGCACATGCGGGGCGGGCGGAGTTCCTAAAGTTTTGGCCTTGGCCGAgttaacaaggaaaaaaaattcgatATTTAGCTTCCGATTAGCCTCGTTTTCGGAGAAATTCTTGGttttatttctgatttttttaatacatgttgAGTGTGGGATTGAAAAGCACAACATTTTCACATGAATGTAAATGGTTAATCTATCTTTACATTTATTTtctggaaaaagaaaacatgtgaGGCGGGGCActttaatcataaaaagaaagcgAACACACACGTACCGCTGGTTGAGTAAAAGAAAAGCAAGgaacgagagagagagggacTACACAAATCTACATGTCAAAGGGGGTAGTGCTGTGTTTATTCTCTTGTGAGTAGGGTTTTgctgcggctgcggctgcggctGTGGCTGTGGCTGTGGCTGACCTTTGTGTAGGcaataaagaaagagaaaaaataaaatcagggaCTGTATTAGACTACCATCTCTCTCTTCTCATCtcttctctctgtttcttttgCCTGCTCCTCTCCTCGTTGAggaatctctctctctgttttttggGTTTCGCGCGCGTGTGGACAACATATACTAAAGTCAATGCCCAGAATTGATTCCTTAGCCAAACATTTCAAACAATACTACAttaaacagaaaacaaaacgaaaggcaaaacaaaaaagCCGTTAATCACGATTCTCTTTTCTTGTGTTCCTTCCTTCTACTGTTGCACAGATCTCGATGTCTTAGGCCCATAGCCTGCATGCCTGCCTGACATTGTTTCATTTCCAGCTATTCACGGTCAGCCCATTTTATTTACTCAGGGCTCACTCAAATCGGCCGCAAAGGCTCGTTTGGCTTCAAAATGGACCGGCGAGTGGAGACTggtatctttttcttttcttctctctgtcTCCCTCTCTGGAACCGCTAAATAAAGTTCGGCTATTGTTGCGGCCACTTTTGGATATGGCAATAAATATTAATGGGTCGGGTTTTGTATTGTTTATACCCAAAcccaaaataattatatgaatcTGACTCAAATCCAAATGAGTATCTACGGGTTATTCATAATTCAAAATCGATTTCAACCCTGTTGTTATAATTTTAACCTTGTTGTTATAATTTAcatctatttaaaatataattagtttgttatacatgtaattttttaaaacttttaagttatttatttatttcaggaCGGGTTCGGATCgggaaaattaatataattacctGACTTTTTACCTTAGGGTTTTACCTGAAATTCAATCgagtcaaaaaaatttatatcctTACATCCTCTATTGAATagtattattgatatttttattaaaattactaaaatatccttgttatttttactaattaattacaatcttaattaattaaagatccATTTATTAAGGTTAGTTAAATCAAAACTCATTATTAATCAAACACAACATATACAAAAGGGAAAAGAATCTTAACTCtgaatttttaattcttaaaagaTGAATATCTTGTAAATCCTAATAATGATGAGATGAGATTGTCATTTTTATGtagtattgattttaaatttgataattttttattattattctaattctATCCATTAAAACGACAATGAGTATCAAtgttagtaaataaataaaccttttatgttaaataaaatatgaatttagtgtttgtttaattatttctattgaaatcatttattttaaattataacatattaaaaaataaaaaaagtttcattttttaacAATCATTACATTGTTTCCCATTTTATTTGACTGTTTTTACACACTGAAACACATTTATGGATTGCTATAGCCCGTCTAATttgtctatattttttatatttttgtttagttattcATTCTAGATTGTggactttttttcttcaaacttcATTATTCAACTTCTTGTTCACATGATTTAAAACCAAGAGgtaatttctttatattcttGTGTTTTGTCATATTTGCAGCATTGAAAAATGCCCTAACTTTGAATTTATTCTCAATTTAATgtaataaattttagttttatcaattaaaaatataaaacaataggGATTGGGtttaatatataaacaaaaaaccagtcatttttcttctttttgttattcATGAAGCCAAAAAAACACACTTTGATCCTTGACTTTTTtaactttgttatttattatcgCTATGCTTTGAGGGTCGAACTTTTcaattataaactttatttgttGTATGTTTCAATATATGAATTTTGAGATGAGAGAGCAAGTTGATAGAAAATGAGGGAGCAAAGTGTAAACACCgagagaaattgaaaataataatataatataaattatagtgtaatgaaatgaaataaaaaaagagttaagaagataaaaaaaataaaggccaaAAATATCCATTTTTCTAGAATAAAAAACAGTCTAGATATTTTTTAGAACAACTAGACCAACTTTATAAGATAAATGGATCATTTCTCAAAACAGTCAGATCATTTTGGCTATTGTCCCTATTATAACCCGATGGTATGCAGCAAGAGAGAAAATAGCATTTTCAAttcttcttccttccttttaCCTGAAAGGTTAGAGAGTAGGGTTTAAGAGTGAAAAAAGAGAGggttttaaataagaaaaaaaaaacattcatactAGAAATTAAGAAAGATCAAAGAGAGGGAAAAATTGAGCTAgaaaaagtgaagaaataaGAGGAAAAAGGGAGAAGCCCTGAAAAATTTTAGTTGGTTGATTTTGGAAATACATCTTGTAACCATGTAAGATGTTTGAAACCCTTTTATACCATTTTGAATAAGAATTAagtgatttttagaaaaattgatcaaaattgaattaggatttttgaaatgaaattagGGGGGAAGTGGATTTCATAGAAATGGAGTTTTTATGATCCTTGTATGATGTAATAAGAGTGAAATCAtgttgaaataataaataaattttgatgggTAGAAAGCTCTAGGGGCCGACCATAATGAGAACAAAAGGGGCAAGTGTCACATTTATGATATCGTCCATTAATTGTGTTATAAATGTGTGTATGATCATGTGAacaatgatttttaattg
The Populus nigra chromosome 3, ddPopNigr1.1, whole genome shotgun sequence genome window above contains:
- the LOC133688332 gene encoding F-box only protein 13, with the protein product MEHNDNWASRAGRKRKLEAQDKGMLSLSMDELNEDLLERVLSWLPTSAFFRAASVCKRWKSVSDSASFKLACSEIPSREPWFLMVDPHLNQSTIFDSADRSWKKLNYPPLLKQSSNCDSIPVAASGGLVCFHMGACNFIVCNPVTGSCRELPPVHAAQENHSLLAVAMNAQNNQSYKLVLVSGELPKLSCKVYNSSTGCWGEEIFLRRKVDESQEFDSNDDNAVYFLSKAGNVVATDMQRSPSKQYSSVITVKDGEEIVYFLSSSGTIVSCNLTTKCFSEYPRLLPVFCEYSIDVVECKGEMLVVVLSEFFESANLRIWRFDESIRSWNQIVAMPPAMSHEFYGKKVDINCVGAGDQIFICLNSAEFFRYVVCDLRTNEWIELPKCFKNGEAVEFMSAFSFEPRIEASV